A window of the Bradyrhizobium diazoefficiens genome harbors these coding sequences:
- a CDS encoding cytochrome P450, with protein MHGTIENAATNDALRERASSLPLEQYDPGDPELFKTDTFWPYFDRLRREDPVHYCKDSMFGPYWSVTRYNDIMEIETNHSVFSSASSLGGITIRDIDPDLRRESFISMDPPRHAAQRKTVAPMFTPTHLDNLALNIRKRSAECLDNLPRGEVFDWVDQVSIELTTQMLAVLFDFPWKDRRKLTRWSDIATTIPGPDGLVATEDERQAELAECAGYFARLWKERIEQPPKSDLLSMMAHGAATRDMDAKNFLGNLILLIVGGNDTTRNTMSGSLLALSQHPEQYRKLRENPALLDSFVPEVIRWQTPLAHMRRTALADFEFRGKQIKKGDKVVMWYVSGNRDEEAIEKPYDFIIDRARPRTHLSFGFGIHRCVGLRLAELQLKIIWEEILKRFDHIDVVGEPKRVYSSFVKGLETLPVKIAA; from the coding sequence ATGCACGGGACCATCGAGAACGCGGCAACGAACGACGCATTGCGCGAGCGCGCGTCGTCACTTCCGCTGGAGCAATACGATCCCGGCGATCCCGAGCTGTTCAAGACCGATACGTTCTGGCCCTATTTCGACCGGCTGCGCCGTGAAGACCCGGTGCACTATTGCAAGGATTCGATGTTCGGCCCGTATTGGTCGGTGACACGCTATAACGACATCATGGAGATCGAGACCAACCATTCGGTGTTCTCCTCGGCCTCCTCGCTTGGCGGCATCACCATCCGCGACATCGATCCGGACCTACGCCGCGAGAGCTTCATCTCGATGGATCCGCCGCGGCATGCGGCGCAGCGCAAGACTGTGGCGCCGATGTTCACGCCGACGCATCTGGACAATCTCGCGCTCAATATCCGCAAGCGCTCGGCCGAGTGCCTGGACAATCTGCCGCGCGGTGAGGTGTTCGACTGGGTCGACCAGGTCTCGATCGAACTTACCACGCAGATGCTCGCGGTGCTGTTCGACTTCCCCTGGAAAGACCGCCGCAAGCTGACGCGCTGGTCGGATATCGCCACCACCATTCCCGGTCCCGACGGACTTGTCGCCACCGAGGACGAGCGCCAGGCTGAGCTCGCGGAATGCGCCGGCTATTTCGCGCGTCTCTGGAAGGAGCGCATCGAGCAGCCGCCCAAGAGCGATCTGCTCTCGATGATGGCGCATGGCGCCGCGACGCGCGACATGGATGCCAAAAACTTCCTCGGCAATCTCATCCTTTTGATCGTCGGTGGCAATGACACCACCCGCAACACCATGTCGGGCTCGCTTCTTGCGCTGAGCCAGCATCCGGAGCAATACCGCAAGCTGCGTGAAAACCCCGCGCTGCTCGACAGCTTTGTGCCGGAGGTGATCCGCTGGCAAACGCCACTGGCGCATATGCGCCGCACTGCACTTGCGGATTTCGAGTTCCGCGGCAAGCAGATCAAGAAAGGTGACAAGGTCGTGATGTGGTACGTCTCGGGCAACCGCGACGAGGAGGCGATCGAGAAGCCCTACGACTTCATCATCGACCGCGCCCGCCCGCGCACCCACCTCTCATTCGGCTTCGGTATTCACCGTTGCGTCGGATTGCGCCTTGCCGAACTCCAGCTCAAGATTATCTGGGAAGAGATCCTGAAGCGGTTCGACCACATCGATGTGGTCGGCGAACCGAAGCGGGTGTATTCGAGCTTTGTGAAGGGTTTGGAAACGCTGCCCGTCAAGATTGCGGCGTGA
- a CDS encoding cytochrome P450 has protein sequence MNIQTPVKADKAERMRRAREEAYATPLKNFHPGAPRLFQDDTLWPWFERLRKEEPVHYCTNAPIEPYWSVVKYNDIMHVDTNHGLFSSDSSLGGIGIRDVPPGYDWPSFIAMDQPKHSSQRKTVSPMFTPTHLDELAKLIRQRSQTVLDNLPRNETFNFVERVSIELTTQMLATLFDFPWEERRKLTRWSDVATALPKSGIVASAEERRREMDECYAYMSKLWNERVNSAPRNDLLSLMAHSDATRFMDPDNLMGNIILLIVGGNDTTRNTMTGSVLALNENPEQYDKLRANPTLIDTMVPEVIRWQTPLAHMRRTALADTEIGGKQIKKGDRVVMWYVSGNRDEEMIENPNEFIIDRARPRTHLSFGFGIHRCVGMRLAELQLRIIWEEMLKRFDRIEVVGEPKRIYSSFIKGYESLPVRIPG, from the coding sequence ATGAACATTCAGACCCCGGTCAAGGCCGACAAGGCCGAACGCATGCGGCGCGCGCGCGAGGAAGCCTATGCAACGCCGCTGAAGAATTTTCATCCGGGCGCGCCGCGGCTGTTCCAGGACGACACCTTGTGGCCCTGGTTCGAGCGACTGCGCAAGGAAGAGCCGGTGCATTACTGCACCAACGCGCCGATCGAGCCGTACTGGTCGGTGGTGAAGTACAACGACATCATGCACGTCGACACCAATCACGGCCTGTTCTCGTCCGACTCGTCCCTCGGCGGAATCGGCATCCGCGACGTGCCGCCCGGCTATGACTGGCCGAGCTTCATCGCGATGGACCAGCCAAAGCACTCCTCGCAGCGCAAGACGGTGTCGCCGATGTTCACACCGACGCATCTGGACGAGCTCGCAAAGCTGATCCGCCAGCGCTCGCAAACCGTGCTCGACAATTTGCCCCGCAACGAGACCTTCAACTTCGTCGAGCGCGTCTCGATCGAGCTGACGACCCAGATGCTGGCGACGCTGTTCGACTTCCCCTGGGAAGAGCGACGCAAGCTGACGCGGTGGTCGGATGTCGCGACCGCGCTGCCCAAGAGCGGCATCGTCGCCTCCGCCGAAGAGCGCCGCCGCGAGATGGACGAGTGCTATGCCTACATGTCCAAGCTGTGGAACGAGCGCGTCAACTCGGCGCCGCGCAACGATCTGCTGTCGCTGATGGCCCACAGCGACGCTACGCGCTTCATGGACCCCGACAACCTGATGGGCAACATCATCCTGCTCATTGTCGGCGGCAACGACACCACGCGCAACACCATGACCGGATCGGTGCTGGCGCTGAACGAGAATCCCGAGCAGTACGACAAGCTGCGCGCCAACCCGACGCTGATCGATACCATGGTGCCGGAGGTGATCCGCTGGCAGACCCCGCTCGCGCATATGCGACGCACCGCGCTTGCTGACACCGAGATCGGCGGCAAGCAGATCAAGAAGGGCGACCGCGTCGTGATGTGGTACGTCTCCGGCAACCGCGACGAAGAGATGATCGAGAATCCGAACGAGTTCATCATCGATCGCGCGCGTCCGCGCACCCATCTCTCCTTCGGCTTCGGCATCCACCGCTGCGTCGGCATGCGGCTCGCCGAGCTACAGCTGCGGATCATCTGGGAAGAAATGCTGAAGCGGTTCGACCGCATCGAGGTGGTCGGTGAGCCGAAGCGGATCTATTCGAGCTTCATCAAGGGATATGAGTCGTTGCCGGTGAGGATACCGGGGTAG
- a CDS encoding LysR substrate-binding domain-containing protein, giving the protein MDFRQLRTFSCVAELGSLSKASDTLRVAQPALSRQIKLLEHELRTELFTRNGRGMVLTEAGRLLLARTSGIVRQIDQIRDDIQSAKGLPSGQVVLGLVPTVSCVLSARFARRCVEKYPGISLRIVESYSGHIVEWLHRGEMDLAILYGRSADLHLNVQSLGRDNIVAVGPRGCGLARKKNVDIGWLLRQRLVLPSHSHGLRALIEHAAAQRKIKLNVQLEADSFRVLTSLVEEGLGFALLPPSSVHAEVADGRLETAVVSKPMTRELIFASPIDRPPSTASLAVTALLRDEVAACRKEGVWDIKLS; this is encoded by the coding sequence ATGGATTTCCGTCAGCTCAGGACCTTCAGTTGCGTGGCGGAGCTCGGCAGTCTGAGCAAAGCGTCCGACACGTTGCGCGTGGCGCAGCCGGCGCTCAGCCGGCAGATCAAGCTGCTGGAACATGAACTCCGCACGGAACTGTTCACGCGCAATGGCCGCGGCATGGTGCTGACCGAGGCCGGCCGGCTGCTGCTGGCGCGCACGTCGGGCATCGTGCGGCAGATCGACCAGATCCGCGACGACATCCAGTCGGCCAAGGGGCTGCCGTCCGGCCAGGTCGTGCTCGGTCTGGTTCCGACCGTGAGCTGCGTGCTGTCGGCGCGCTTTGCGCGGCGCTGCGTCGAAAAATATCCTGGCATCTCGCTGCGCATTGTCGAGAGCTACAGCGGTCATATCGTCGAATGGCTGCATCGCGGCGAGATGGATCTCGCCATCCTCTACGGCCGCTCGGCCGATCTGCATCTCAATGTGCAGAGCTTGGGGCGCGACAACATCGTCGCGGTCGGCCCGCGCGGCTGCGGTCTCGCGCGCAAGAAGAACGTCGATATCGGCTGGCTGCTGCGGCAGCGGCTGGTGCTGCCCAGTCATTCCCACGGCCTCCGTGCGTTGATCGAGCACGCGGCCGCGCAACGCAAGATCAAGCTCAACGTCCAGCTCGAAGCAGATTCGTTCCGGGTGCTGACGAGCCTGGTCGAGGAGGGGCTCGGCTTCGCGCTGCTGCCGCCATCCTCGGTCCACGCCGAGGTCGCAGACGGACGGCTGGAAACCGCTGTCGTCTCCAAGCCGATGACGCGCGAGCTCATTTTTGCCTCTCCGATCGACCGCCCGCCCTCGACGGCCTCGCTGGCCGTCACCGCACTGCTGCGCGACGAGGTTGCCGCCTGCCGCAAGGAAGGCGTCTGGGACATCAAATTGAGTTAG
- a CDS encoding acyl-CoA dehydrogenase family protein gives MSDEHEDHADIREAVAKLCAQFPGEYWRKLDREMAYPKAFVDALTQAGYLSVLIPEEYGGAGLKLSAAAAILEEIQRAGCNGGGCHAQMYTMGTVLRHGNDEQKAKYLPKIASGELRLQAFGVTEPTSGTDTSSLKTFARKEGNDSYVVNGQKIWTSRAEHSDLMVLLARTTPKEQAKKRTDGLSVFIVDMREAKNNGLEIRPIRTMMNHATTEVFFTDMKVPAENLIGEEGKGFRYILSGMNAERILIAAECIGDAKWFIAKATNYAKERAVFGRPIGQNQGIQFPIAKAYASMRAAELMVKEATRKYEAGLDCGAEANMAKMLAADASWEAANACIQTHGGFGFAEEYDVERKFRETRLYQVAPISTNLVLSFVAEHVLGMPRSY, from the coding sequence ATGAGTGACGAACACGAAGATCACGCCGACATCCGCGAGGCCGTCGCAAAGCTCTGCGCGCAGTTTCCCGGCGAATACTGGCGCAAGCTCGATCGCGAGATGGCCTACCCCAAGGCCTTCGTCGACGCGCTGACGCAGGCCGGTTACCTCTCGGTGCTGATCCCCGAGGAATATGGTGGCGCGGGCCTGAAGCTTTCGGCTGCGGCTGCAATCCTGGAAGAGATCCAGCGTGCCGGCTGCAACGGCGGCGGCTGCCACGCCCAGATGTACACGATGGGCACCGTGCTGCGGCACGGCAATGACGAGCAGAAGGCAAAGTACCTGCCGAAGATCGCGAGCGGCGAATTGCGGCTGCAGGCCTTCGGCGTCACCGAGCCGACCAGCGGCACCGATACCTCATCGCTGAAGACCTTCGCGCGCAAGGAAGGCAATGACAGCTACGTCGTCAACGGCCAGAAAATCTGGACCAGCCGCGCCGAGCATTCCGACCTGATGGTGCTGCTGGCGCGCACCACGCCGAAGGAGCAGGCGAAGAAGCGCACCGATGGTCTTTCCGTGTTCATCGTCGACATGCGCGAGGCCAAGAACAATGGCCTCGAGATCCGCCCGATCCGCACCATGATGAACCACGCCACCACCGAAGTGTTCTTTACCGACATGAAGGTGCCGGCGGAAAATCTGATCGGCGAGGAAGGCAAGGGCTTTCGCTACATCCTCTCCGGCATGAATGCCGAGCGCATCCTGATCGCGGCCGAATGCATCGGCGACGCCAAATGGTTCATCGCCAAGGCAACGAATTACGCCAAGGAACGCGCCGTGTTCGGCCGGCCGATCGGCCAGAACCAGGGCATCCAGTTTCCGATCGCCAAGGCCTACGCCTCGATGCGCGCGGCCGAGCTGATGGTGAAGGAGGCCACGCGCAAATACGAGGCCGGGCTCGACTGCGGCGCGGAGGCCAACATGGCCAAGATGCTCGCAGCCGATGCGTCCTGGGAAGCGGCGAATGCCTGCATCCAGACCCATGGCGGCTTCGGCTTCGCCGAGGAATACGACGTCGAGCGCAAGTTCCGCGAGACGCGGCTGTATCAGGTGGCGCCGATCTCGACCAATCTCGTGCTGTCCTTTGTCGCCGAGCACGTGCTCGGCATGCCGCGCTCGTACTGA
- a CDS encoding CaiB/BaiF CoA transferase family protein codes for MGALDGIRVIAVEQAVAAPFCSSRLADAGAEVIKIERPEGDFTRGYDAAANGQSSYFVWLNRGKQSAVVDLATKEGRAELEKLIASADVLVQNLKPGSMDKLGFSRERLLKDYPRLISCTITGYGDDGPYAHRKAYDLLIQAESGLASITGNPDGASRVGMSIVDVATGATAHAAILEALIARGRTGKGCDIRISMFDVMADWCTVPLLNAEAGNPPKRMGLRHPSIAPYGVFTSQDGKDILISIQSEREWKTLCTEVLDQPNLLADPRVANMVERVRNRDFTDKTVADIFGRMTRDELLKRLSDADIAFAEVNTMTDLTNHPHLRRIEVDTPNGRVSYPAPAPIIVGEPRAYGAVPGIGENPQVRK; via the coding sequence ATGGGAGCACTGGACGGGATCAGGGTGATTGCGGTCGAGCAGGCGGTGGCAGCACCTTTCTGTTCCTCGCGCCTGGCGGATGCCGGCGCAGAGGTGATCAAGATCGAGCGGCCCGAAGGCGATTTCACCCGCGGCTATGACGCGGCGGCCAATGGGCAGAGCAGCTATTTCGTCTGGCTCAATCGCGGCAAGCAATCGGCGGTGGTCGATCTCGCCACCAAGGAGGGACGCGCCGAGCTGGAGAAGCTGATCGCAAGCGCCGACGTGCTGGTGCAGAACCTCAAGCCGGGCTCGATGGACAAGCTCGGCTTCTCGCGCGAACGGCTGTTGAAGGACTATCCCAGGCTGATCTCCTGCACGATCACCGGCTACGGCGATGATGGCCCCTACGCGCACCGCAAGGCCTATGATCTGCTGATCCAGGCCGAGAGTGGACTTGCCTCGATCACTGGCAATCCCGACGGCGCCTCGCGCGTTGGCATGTCGATCGTCGACGTCGCGACCGGCGCCACCGCGCATGCGGCGATCCTGGAGGCACTGATCGCGCGCGGGCGGACCGGCAAGGGCTGCGACATCCGCATCTCCATGTTCGACGTGATGGCAGACTGGTGCACGGTGCCGCTGCTCAACGCCGAGGCCGGCAATCCGCCCAAGCGCATGGGCCTGCGCCATCCCTCGATTGCGCCCTATGGCGTGTTCACCTCGCAGGACGGCAAGGATATTCTCATCTCGATCCAGAGCGAGCGCGAATGGAAGACGCTCTGCACCGAGGTGCTGGACCAGCCCAATCTCCTCGCCGATCCCCGCGTCGCCAACATGGTGGAGCGCGTGCGCAACCGCGACTTCACCGACAAGACGGTTGCCGATATCTTCGGCAGGATGACGCGCGACGAGCTGCTGAAGCGGCTGTCCGACGCCGACATCGCGTTTGCCGAGGTCAACACCATGACCGACCTCACCAATCATCCGCATCTGAGGCGCATCGAGGTGGATACCCCGAACGGCCGCGTCAGCTATCCCGCGCCGGCCCCGATCATCGTCGGCGAGCCGCGCGCTTACGGCGCGGTGCCCGGCATCGGCGAAAATCCCCAAGTCAGGAAATAA
- a CDS encoding FAS1-like dehydratase domain-containing protein, translating to MTGKLDIDHLQQWIGRSEEATDIVTAQLVKGLRATLFQEVGEPRTGDAAPFTVHWCLAQPVFPMSMLGPDGHPTRGGFLPPVPLPRRMWAGGEIEFLQPLRVGDESTRTSRIADVQVKSGSTGTLCFVSVEHSISSPRGVAIRERQDIVYREMTANAPATAKAPPPPPNAQHRETHVSDPVLLFRYSALTFNGHRIHYDRDYVTEVEGYPGLIFHGPLQAALIIEMAAKLRSGKPPQKLTYRGVQPLFAGSEFSINASETADGMELWTANAERQPTMKGTAVW from the coding sequence ATGACCGGGAAGCTCGACATCGATCACTTGCAGCAATGGATCGGCCGCAGCGAAGAGGCGACCGACATCGTCACCGCGCAGCTCGTCAAAGGCCTGCGCGCGACGCTGTTCCAGGAGGTCGGCGAACCCAGGACGGGTGACGCTGCGCCGTTCACAGTGCATTGGTGCCTGGCGCAGCCGGTGTTTCCGATGTCGATGCTCGGGCCCGACGGCCACCCGACCCGCGGAGGTTTCCTGCCGCCGGTGCCGCTGCCGCGCCGGATGTGGGCCGGCGGCGAAATCGAATTTTTGCAGCCCTTGCGCGTCGGCGATGAGTCGACGCGGACCTCGCGCATTGCCGACGTGCAGGTGAAATCAGGCTCGACCGGCACGCTGTGCTTCGTCTCGGTGGAGCACAGCATTTCCTCACCCCGTGGCGTCGCCATCCGCGAGCGGCAGGACATCGTCTATCGCGAGATGACGGCCAACGCGCCCGCGACCGCAAAGGCTCCGCCCCCGCCGCCGAACGCACAGCACCGCGAGACCCATGTCTCCGATCCCGTGCTGCTGTTTCGTTACTCCGCGCTGACCTTCAACGGCCACCGCATCCATTACGACCGCGATTACGTCACTGAGGTCGAGGGCTATCCGGGCCTGATCTTCCACGGGCCCTTGCAGGCGGCGCTCATCATCGAGATGGCGGCAAAGCTGCGCAGCGGCAAGCCGCCGCAGAAGCTCACCTATCGCGGCGTGCAGCCGCTGTTCGCGGGCAGCGAGTTCTCCATCAACGCCAGCGAGACCGCCGACGGCATGGAGCTGTGGACCGCGAACGCGGAGAGGCAACCGACGATGAAGGGCACGGCGGTGTGGTGA
- the mdlC gene encoding benzoylformate decarboxylase, whose amino-acid sequence MSKNGKTGSKSVTVKQATLDLLRAFGIKKVFGNPGSTELPFLSDWPDDIDYVLALQEASAVGMADGYAQATRNAGFVNLHSAAGVGNALGNIYTAHRNQTPLVITAGQQARSILPLQAFLYAERASEFPRPYVKYSVEPARPEDVPAAIARAYYTAMQPPCGPTFVSIPIDDWTHAAAPIEARKVSREIGPEAAAMKALVAALGAAKHPALVVGPGVDRAGAVDLMVRVAEKAKASVWVSPFSARCSFPERHPQFAGFLHASPAQLSDALREHDLVVAIGAPVFTFHVEGHAAIFDGGATIFQITDDPDAAAVTPVGTSIIATMKPALSALLDLLPESKRATPKGRTLPPAPQAADPLPVEFLLHSLSQAMPDGASLVEEVPSHRPAMQKFLPMRGQDSFYTMASGGLGYSLPAAVGMALGKPKTRTVCLIGDGSAMYSIQALWTAAQRKLPLTIVVINNSGYGAMRSFSRVMQVRNVPGLELPGIDFVRLAEGMGCHAVRVSKAAELGEALKRAMAHEGTSLLEVVVDSAVPVLYGQKH is encoded by the coding sequence ATGTCCAAGAACGGCAAGACCGGCAGCAAGTCCGTCACCGTCAAGCAGGCGACGCTCGACCTGCTGCGCGCCTTCGGCATCAAAAAAGTCTTCGGCAATCCCGGCTCGACCGAGCTGCCGTTCCTGAGCGACTGGCCCGATGACATCGACTATGTGCTGGCGCTGCAGGAGGCCTCGGCGGTCGGCATGGCTGACGGCTATGCCCAGGCGACGCGCAATGCCGGCTTCGTCAACCTGCATTCGGCGGCCGGCGTCGGCAACGCGCTCGGCAACATCTACACCGCGCACCGCAACCAGACGCCGCTCGTCATCACTGCCGGCCAGCAGGCCCGCTCGATCCTGCCGTTGCAGGCGTTTCTTTACGCCGAACGCGCCTCCGAGTTTCCGCGGCCCTATGTGAAGTACAGCGTCGAGCCGGCGCGGCCCGAGGACGTGCCGGCCGCAATCGCGCGGGCCTATTACACCGCGATGCAGCCGCCGTGCGGGCCGACCTTCGTGTCGATCCCGATCGACGACTGGACGCATGCCGCGGCGCCGATCGAGGCGCGCAAGGTCAGCCGCGAAATCGGGCCCGAGGCCGCCGCCATGAAGGCGCTGGTTGCCGCGCTCGGTGCCGCAAAGCACCCTGCCCTCGTCGTCGGCCCCGGCGTCGACCGCGCCGGCGCGGTCGATCTGATGGTGCGCGTCGCCGAGAAGGCGAAGGCGAGCGTCTGGGTCAGCCCGTTCTCGGCGCGCTGCTCGTTCCCCGAGCGGCATCCGCAGTTTGCCGGCTTCCTGCATGCCTCGCCGGCGCAACTCTCCGACGCGCTGCGCGAGCACGACCTCGTCGTCGCCATCGGCGCGCCGGTGTTCACCTTCCATGTCGAGGGCCATGCCGCAATTTTTGATGGCGGCGCGACGATCTTCCAGATCACCGATGATCCGGATGCCGCTGCCGTGACGCCCGTCGGCACCAGCATCATCGCGACGATGAAGCCGGCGCTAAGCGCGCTGCTCGACCTGCTGCCGGAGAGCAAACGCGCCACGCCAAAAGGCCGCACGTTGCCGCCGGCGCCGCAAGCTGCCGATCCGTTGCCGGTCGAGTTCCTGCTGCATTCGCTGTCGCAGGCGATGCCGGATGGAGCCTCACTGGTCGAGGAAGTGCCCTCGCACCGGCCGGCGATGCAGAAATTCCTGCCGATGCGCGGCCAGGACAGTTTTTACACCATGGCAAGCGGCGGCCTCGGCTATTCACTGCCCGCCGCCGTCGGCATGGCACTCGGCAAGCCGAAGACCCGCACGGTCTGCCTGATCGGCGACGGCTCGGCGATGTATTCGATCCAGGCGCTGTGGACCGCTGCGCAGCGCAAGCTGCCGCTCACCATCGTCGTCATCAACAATTCCGGCTACGGCGCGATGCGCTCGTTCAGCCGGGTGATGCAGGTGCGGAACGTGCCGGGGCTGGAGCTGCCGGGGATCGATTTCGTCCGGCTGGCCGAAGGCATGGGCTGCCACGCGGTACGGGTGAGCAAGGCGGCGGAGTTGGGTGAGGCGCTCAAGCGCGCAATGGCGCACGAGGGCACGAGCCTGCTCGAGGTCGTCGTGGATTCGGCGGTGCCGGTGCTGTACGGGCAGAAGCATTAG
- a CDS encoding SDR family oxidoreductase — MQVTGKVVVVTGGANGIGKALCEAFHKAGAAKVVVADMDAANARTVAATVDGAAFKCDVAQEKDVSHVIEETERQFGPIALFCSNAGIGGGFDPMSVNAGGASDEPWQRSWAIHVMAHVYAARHLIPRMKARGGGYFLNTISAAGLLSQVGSPAYSTTKHAAVGFAENLAISHKADNIKVSILCPQGVDTNMLRSIPKGPQSGDGDLTPEQVASDVLAGLEQETFLILPHPQVLGYMRKKTENYDRWIGGMAKIQAKMREEFGK; from the coding sequence ATGCAGGTGACCGGCAAGGTCGTGGTCGTCACAGGCGGCGCAAACGGCATCGGCAAGGCGCTGTGCGAGGCCTTTCACAAGGCGGGTGCCGCCAAGGTCGTGGTCGCGGACATGGACGCTGCGAACGCGCGCACCGTCGCCGCCACGGTCGATGGCGCAGCCTTCAAATGCGACGTCGCGCAGGAAAAAGATGTTTCGCATGTCATCGAGGAGACCGAGCGGCAGTTCGGTCCCATCGCGTTGTTCTGCTCCAACGCGGGCATCGGCGGCGGCTTCGATCCGATGTCGGTTAATGCCGGCGGCGCCTCCGATGAACCATGGCAGCGCAGCTGGGCGATCCACGTGATGGCGCATGTCTATGCGGCGCGGCATCTCATCCCCCGCATGAAGGCGCGTGGCGGCGGTTATTTCCTCAACACCATCTCGGCCGCGGGCCTGCTGTCGCAGGTCGGTAGCCCGGCTTATTCGACGACGAAGCACGCCGCGGTCGGCTTTGCCGAGAACCTCGCGATCTCGCACAAGGCTGACAACATCAAGGTCTCGATCCTCTGCCCGCAGGGCGTCGACACCAACATGCTGCGCTCGATCCCGAAGGGCCCGCAATCCGGCGACGGTGACCTCACGCCGGAGCAGGTTGCCAGCGACGTCCTCGCCGGCCTCGAGCAGGAGACCTTCCTGATCCTGCCGCACCCCCAGGTGCTCGGCTACATGCGCAAGAAGACCGAGAACTACGACCGCTGGATCGGCGGCATGGCCAAGATCCAGGCGAAGATGCGGGAGGAGTTCGGGAAGTAG
- the trhA gene encoding PAQR family membrane homeostasis protein TrhA, whose amino-acid sequence MSVFTLKQFASNSVHAAADAMGWNYDRAEIIADGIIHAIGVLSGIIAATVLVVLAVVYADATDIAGVSIYVAGLLSMLVLSASYNLWPISPVKWLLRRFDHSAIYLLIAATYTPFILEVKDSVFALALLVCVWCVAIVGIVLKLRYPGRFDRVAVGIYLAMGWSGVMLYGPVVKALPALVLGFILAGGLLYSFGVIFHAWRRLRFQNAIWHGFVLAGAACHYTAVLDLVLS is encoded by the coding sequence ATGTCTGTCTTTACGCTGAAACAGTTCGCCTCGAACTCCGTCCATGCCGCCGCCGATGCGATGGGCTGGAACTACGACCGTGCCGAGATCATCGCTGACGGTATCATCCATGCCATCGGTGTGCTCTCCGGGATCATTGCTGCGACTGTTCTGGTGGTGCTGGCGGTGGTCTATGCCGATGCGACCGACATCGCTGGGGTCTCGATCTATGTCGCCGGCCTGCTCTCGATGCTCGTGCTGTCTGCGAGCTATAATCTCTGGCCGATCTCGCCGGTGAAATGGCTGCTGCGGCGGTTTGACCATTCCGCGATCTATCTCCTGATCGCCGCGACCTACACGCCGTTCATCCTGGAGGTGAAGGACAGCGTGTTTGCGCTGGCACTGCTTGTCTGCGTCTGGTGTGTCGCGATCGTCGGCATCGTGCTGAAGCTTCGCTATCCCGGCCGGTTCGATCGCGTCGCCGTGGGCATCTATCTTGCGATGGGCTGGAGTGGCGTGATGCTCTATGGCCCCGTGGTCAAGGCGCTGCCCGCGCTGGTGCTTGGTTTCATCCTGGCGGGCGGCCTGCTCTACAGTTTTGGCGTGATCTTCCACGCCTGGCGGCGGCTGCGCTTCCAGAATGCGATCTGGCACGGCTTTGTCTTGGCCGGCGCGGCATGCCATTATACCGCGGTGCTCGACCTCGTGCTGAGCTGA